The genomic window TTAAACAAGACACGCAATTTGAAACGTGGAGAAAAATTTTGCATGATAGTGATATGGCTTTAGTTTTAAATGAGGCTAGAAAAGCCGGTGGAGAAGCTATGGCAGTAAATAAACATAGAGTATTGCCATTAACTGGGGTAATATGTAATTGGGCTTTTATAGGTTTTAATGATGATTCATTGGAGCAAGCTCCATTTTATATATATATAATTGGAGAGCCAGAACAGATAAAGACAGCGCTTTTATCGGAGGATAGCCATATTAAAAAGTTAATTTTAAGAGAGTTGAAAGTAGAAATTGAAGTAAGAGATGAAATAGTAATTCCAGGAGCAATACAAAATTTAGAAACAAAATATATGAAGAGATATGAAGGAAATTAAAATTTACTTAAAAATAGAGGAAATATCAAATTTTTGTAGAATATTAAATTATAATAAATCTACGTAGGGGAGGGACATTTTGGAGATTGAAGATAAGGTTAAGAGTATAATGAAAAATATTTCAAGAGATGTTTTGCTTTTGGCAGTCTCAAAAACCAAACCACTAGAAGATTTAGAAAAAGCTTATAAAAGTGGCATAAGAGATTTTGGAGAAAATAAAGTTCAAGAGCTAATAGCAAAGGAAGAGGTTTTTCATAAAGATGTAAGATGGCATTTTATAGGTAATTTACAAGTAAATAAGGTTAAATATCTAGTAGGAAAAGTTACTCTTATACATTCTCTTTCAAGTTTAAAATTACTTGAAAAAATAGAGAATGAATTTTCAAAAAAGAATCTAGTGGCAAATACATTAATACAAATAAATATTGGAAGAGAAGAAAGCAAGGGTGGAGTTTTAATAGAAGAGCTAGATAATATGATAGAGGCTGTAGAAAAGTGTAACTTTGTTAAAGTTAAAGGAATAATGGTAATTATTCCAAAAGGAAACGATAAAAGTAACAGAATTTACTTTAAAGAAACAAAAAAGATTTTCAATAGTATAAAACAAAATAAATATAAAAATATATCTATGGAAATACTTTCAATGGGAATGACAAATGATTATGAAATTGCTATTGAGGAAGGATCTAACCTAGTAAGGATTGGATCAGGCATATTTGGAAAAAGAAACATATAGGGGGATTAAATATGGGCAACATGTTTGGAAAATTTAAAGATTTAATAGGAATGGGGGATTATGAAGACGAATTCGATGAATTCGAAGATGATGACATCGAAGAAGAAGAAGAAGATATAGAACCTATAATTTCAAAACAAAAAGGATCTAAAGTAGTTAATATCCATTCAGCAGCAACAGCAAAGGTTATGGTAACTAAACCAGTTGGTTATGATGATGCTAGAGAAATTGCAGATGCAATAAAGGCTAGGAAAATAGTATTAGTAAATGCAACAGGATTAGAAACGAAAATTGCTCAAAGATTGGTAGACTTTATAAGTGGCTCATGTTATGTATTAGGAGCTACTTTACAGGAAATAGAGCAAAGGGTATATTTATTATCACCTTCCAATGTTGAAGTAACTAATGAATTAAAAAATGAATTAAGTTCAAAGGCGTTGTTTAATTGGACTAAGTAGGAGGGGATTGACATAGGCATTATTATTATTATTGTAAATCTATTAGTAAGATTATTAGAATTTACAATTTTAGCAGAGGTTCTATTATCCTGGATTCCAGGAATGAGAGAAAATAAAATATATGAATTGATAGTAACTTTCAATAATCCTATTATAGAACCTTTTAGAAGAATTCAACAAAATATTTTTTCAAATAGCATGATAGATTTTTCGCCTATGTTTGCGTTAATATTTATTAATATATTGAGAAGTATTATCTTTACGGTACTTCCATTATGATTAATAAAGAATATATTTTAAAGTCCTTTTCTAAAGAAGAGAGCTTTGATGCTATTAAGGTTTATGAGAAGCTTAAATTAGCTTCAGAAAAGGACTTTACTGTATTTACAAGTTCTTTTTATCCTCCTAATATATGGAGTTTTTTTGTTGAAAACTATAATTCTAAAATTTTAAAGGTGGAAACTTCAGGTTTCTTTTCTGAAAGTGAAAGAAGAATAATATCATTCAATAATCATTATGATTTACAATATCCTTTTATAGTATTAGAAATTATAAATAAATCTAAATTTGTTAATTTAACTCATAGAGATTATTTAGGGGCTATTCTTTCATTAGGAATTGAAAGGGAAAAACTTGGTGATATAAAAGTCCATGAAAATAGAGCTTTTGTACCAGTTATAGAGGAAATAGGGAATTATATATATATAAACTTATCTAATATAGGTAAGGCATCAGTTGAAGTGAAAATAGTAGATAACTTTGAGGAAGTGCCAGAAAGTTGTTTTAATGAAGAAGTTTTAATTGTATCATCGCTTAGAATAGATAGTTTTGTTTCGAAGATTGCAAAAATTTCTAGAGGAAAGTCACTTCAATTAATTGATTCTGGAATGGTTTTTCTTAACTACTCGAAAGTAGTAAACAAAAATCAAGAAGTACAAACAGATTTTAGAATAACAATTAGAGGAATTGGAAAATTTATTGTAGGTGATATTATTGGTGAAACTAAAAGTGGTAAACAGAGAGTGATTATAAAAAAATATACATAGATTTTAGAGGTGATTGAATATGAAGCTTACTCCAATGGATATAAACAATAAGGAGTTTAAGAAAGTACTAAGAGGATATAGTCAAGAAGAAGTTGATGAATTTTTAGATGAAATAGTTGAAAATTATGAGGAAGTATATAAAGAAAATTCAAGATTAAAAGAAAGTCTAGCAAGATCAAATGATCAGCTAGAACATTATTCAAAAATAGAAAATACTATTCAAAATACTCTTCTCTTAGCTCAAAATGCAGCAGAACAAGCAAGAGAAAATTCTCAAAAAGAAGCAGAAATAATAATAAAAAATGCCAATGAAACAGCTCAAAAAATAGTAGATAAAGCTCATACTGATGTAATTAGCATAAATGATGAGTATGAAAAAGTAAGACAAGAGTTTATAAAGTTTAGGGCGAAATTTAGGAATTTTATGAATACTCAAACTGAAACATTTGATGAGTTAGAAAGAGATCTTACTAAAAACTACAGTGTTGCAGAGCCTGTTGAGGAAGCAGTTGAAGAAAAAAATATTCAATTATCTGAAGCAGCCATAGAAATAGTTTCTGAAGAAGCTTGTACAGAAGATATGGAAGAAATAAAAAGTTTTTTTGCTAAAAAATAATTAAAAATCCGTTTTTACGGATTTTTTTCTTTATAAAGAAAATTAATTAATCTTTTATGTATTGAGTAAGATTTATTAATATATTATAATGTTTTAGGAATTACATATAGAAACGGAGAATTCTATTTATGAATGAATTTATTTTTAAGATAGAAGAAAAATATAAAAATAGTAGAATAGACAAATACCTTTCAGAAGTTATAGATGGAAAATCAAGATCTTTTATACAAGGAATAATTGATGATAAAGGAGTTTCAGTTAATGGAAAGATTGTAAAAAGTAACTATAAACTTAAAATAGATGATGAAGTTATAGTGAAGATACCAGAGGCAACAATATTAGAGGTTGATCCTGAGGATATTCCGTTAGATATAATATATGAAGATGAGGATATTATTGTTGTAAATAAGCCTCAAGGAATGGTGGTTCATCCAGCACCAGGTAATTATACAGGTACATTAGTAAATGCATTATTATATCACTGTAAAGATTTATCTGGAATAAATGGAGTAATACGACCTGGTATAGTTCATAGAATTGATAAGGATACATCAGGAATATTAGTAGTTGCCAAAAATGATGAAGCACATAATAACTTAGCAGCTCAGTTTAAGGAACATAGTATAAAAAGGGAGTATTATGCATTAGTTAATGGTAAGTTTGTAAATACTAGAGGTACAATAGATAAACCTTTAGGTAGAAATAAGAAAGATAGGCTAAAGATTGCAATTGTTGAAGATGGTAAGAGAGCAGTAACTCATTATGAAGTATTAGAGCAGTATAATACAAATATTTCATTAGTTAAGTGTACTTTAGAAACTGGAAGAACTCATCAGATAAGGGTGCATATGGCATCTATTGGGCATCCGTTAATAGGAGATGCTTTATATGGATTAAAAAAGCAAAAATTTAATCTTATTGGGCAGGCTTTGCATGCTAAAACTTTGGGATTTATACATCCAAGATTTAGTACATATATTGAATTTAACTCAGAACTTCCAGAATACTATAATAAATTATTAAAAGAATTAAGAAAATAGGGAGGAGAATTTAATGAATTTAAAGGCTAATTTATTAGATGATAAAGCAATTAAAAGAAGTCTTATAAGAATATCACATGAAATTATAGAAAGAAATAAAGGTGTAGAGGATGTAGTTTTAGTTGGTATTAAAAGAAGAGGATATCCATTAGCAAAAAGAATTGCAAAAAATATAGAAAATATTGAAGGAGTAAATATTCCTGTAGGATACGTAGATATAACTTTATATAGAGACGATGTTACAGAGATAAAGGATATGCCAAAGGTTAAAAATAAAGATATTGGTGGAATACAGGTAAAAGGAAAAAAAGTAATACTAATTGATGATGTACTGTATACTTGTAGAACAGTAAGAGCTGCTATTGATGCTATAATAGATGAGGGAAGACCAAATCAAATTCAATTGGCTGTATTAATAGATAGAGGACATAAAGAATTACCTATAAGGGCGGATTTTGTTGGGAAAAATATTCCAACTTCAAAAAATGAAATTATTGCGGTAGAAATAGAAGAAATTGATGGAGTTGATTCTGTAAAAATTTATGAGAATTAAAAGCTATAAAAGGAGCAAATAAAATGGAATATAATTTAATTGCAACAACTACTTTTGGATTAGAAGGTATAACGGCAAAGGAACTTAAAGCATTAGGATATGAAGATTTAAGAACAGAGAATGGAAAAGTATATTTTTCAGGTGATGAAATGGATATAGCAATTGCAAATATTCACTTAAGAACTGCAGATAGAATTCTTATTAATATGGGAGAATTTGAAGCTAAGACTTTTGAAGAATTGTTTCAAGGTACTAAAAAGATTAAGTGGAGTGAGTTGATACCTAAAGATGGAATAATGCATGTTAATGGAAAATCAGTAAAATCAACATTGCACTCAGTTCCAGACTGTCAATCAATAGTTAAAAAGTCTATTGTAGATAGCATGAGTGAATCTTATGGAATATCTCATTTTGAAGAGTCAGGTCCTTTATATAAAATAGAAGTATCTATATTAAAAGATAAGGTAACATTAACAATAGATACATCAGGACCAGGATTACATAAAAGAGGATATAGAGAAGAAGCAGGAGCAGCTCCACTAAAGGAGACTTTAGCAGCAGCTATGGTACTTATATCAAGATGGAAAGAAGATTTTCTTTTAGTAGATCCTTTTTGTGGATCTGGAACAATTTTAATTGAAGCAGCTATGATAATGCAAAATATAGCACCAGGAATGTGTAGAAGTTTTACTTGTGAGACTTGGCCAACTATGGATGAAGATATATTTGAACAAGTTAGAGAAGGTGCGGAAAGAGCTATAAAGCATAAAGATATAAAACTAATTGGATATGATATAGATGGAAGAATATTAAAGGTTGCTAAAAGTAATGCTCAGAAAGCTGGAGTTTATGATTATATAGAATTCCAAAAAAGAGATTTTAATGAATTCTCAAATAGTAATAAGAATGGATTTATAATAACAAATCCTCCTTATGGTGAAAGATTAGGAGAAAAAGAAGAAGTTGAAAAACTTTATGAGACATTTGGTATGT from Clostridium septicum includes these protein-coding regions:
- a CDS encoding DUF881 domain-containing protein, which codes for MKRLTGKALIFLGSIVLGFFIVNSMDLNNKQSMIQLNAVEYKKAIDEKNQLYKEVEALKEENIKNQEKINNYSHDDERQEKIFEDMKNQVKDYGRLVGVSEVKGPGVVLKITDGNIDLKQDTQFETWRKILHDSDMALVLNEARKAGGEAMAVNKHRVLPLTGVICNWAFIGFNDDSLEQAPFYIYIIGEPEQIKTALLSEDSHIKKLILRELKVEIEVRDEIVIPGAIQNLETKYMKRYEGN
- a CDS encoding YggS family pyridoxal phosphate-dependent enzyme: MKNISRDVLLLAVSKTKPLEDLEKAYKSGIRDFGENKVQELIAKEEVFHKDVRWHFIGNLQVNKVKYLVGKVTLIHSLSSLKLLEKIENEFSKKNLVANTLIQINIGREESKGGVLIEELDNMIEAVEKCNFVKVKGIMVIIPKGNDKSNRIYFKETKKIFNSIKQNKYKNISMEILSMGMTNDYEIAIEEGSNLVRIGSGIFGKRNI
- a CDS encoding cell division protein SepF, which produces MGNMFGKFKDLIGMGDYEDEFDEFEDDDIEEEEEDIEPIISKQKGSKVVNIHSAATAKVMVTKPVGYDDAREIADAIKARKIVLVNATGLETKIAQRLVDFISGSCYVLGATLQEIEQRVYLLSPSNVEVTNELKNELSSKALFNWTK
- a CDS encoding YggT family protein, which codes for MVNLLVRLLEFTILAEVLLSWIPGMRENKIYELIVTFNNPIIEPFRRIQQNIFSNSMIDFSPMFALIFINILRSIIFTVLPL
- a CDS encoding YlmH/Sll1252 family protein — its product is MINKEYILKSFSKEESFDAIKVYEKLKLASEKDFTVFTSSFYPPNIWSFFVENYNSKILKVETSGFFSESERRIISFNNHYDLQYPFIVLEIINKSKFVNLTHRDYLGAILSLGIEREKLGDIKVHENRAFVPVIEEIGNYIYINLSNIGKASVEVKIVDNFEEVPESCFNEEVLIVSSLRIDSFVSKIAKISRGKSLQLIDSGMVFLNYSKVVNKNQEVQTDFRITIRGIGKFIVGDIIGETKSGKQRVIIKKYT
- a CDS encoding DivIVA domain-containing protein, whose translation is MKLTPMDINNKEFKKVLRGYSQEEVDEFLDEIVENYEEVYKENSRLKESLARSNDQLEHYSKIENTIQNTLLLAQNAAEQARENSQKEAEIIIKNANETAQKIVDKAHTDVISINDEYEKVRQEFIKFRAKFRNFMNTQTETFDELERDLTKNYSVAEPVEEAVEEKNIQLSEAAIEIVSEEACTEDMEEIKSFFAKK
- a CDS encoding RluA family pseudouridine synthase, whose product is MNEFIFKIEEKYKNSRIDKYLSEVIDGKSRSFIQGIIDDKGVSVNGKIVKSNYKLKIDDEVIVKIPEATILEVDPEDIPLDIIYEDEDIIVVNKPQGMVVHPAPGNYTGTLVNALLYHCKDLSGINGVIRPGIVHRIDKDTSGILVVAKNDEAHNNLAAQFKEHSIKREYYALVNGKFVNTRGTIDKPLGRNKKDRLKIAIVEDGKRAVTHYEVLEQYNTNISLVKCTLETGRTHQIRVHMASIGHPLIGDALYGLKKQKFNLIGQALHAKTLGFIHPRFSTYIEFNSELPEYYNKLLKELRK
- the pyrR gene encoding bifunctional pyr operon transcriptional regulator/uracil phosphoribosyltransferase PyrR, whose translation is MNLKANLLDDKAIKRSLIRISHEIIERNKGVEDVVLVGIKRRGYPLAKRIAKNIENIEGVNIPVGYVDITLYRDDVTEIKDMPKVKNKDIGGIQVKGKKVILIDDVLYTCRTVRAAIDAIIDEGRPNQIQLAVLIDRGHKELPIRADFVGKNIPTSKNEIIAVEIEEIDGVDSVKIYEN
- a CDS encoding THUMP domain-containing class I SAM-dependent RNA methyltransferase, encoding MEYNLIATTTFGLEGITAKELKALGYEDLRTENGKVYFSGDEMDIAIANIHLRTADRILINMGEFEAKTFEELFQGTKKIKWSELIPKDGIMHVNGKSVKSTLHSVPDCQSIVKKSIVDSMSESYGISHFEESGPLYKIEVSILKDKVTLTIDTSGPGLHKRGYREEAGAAPLKETLAAAMVLISRWKEDFLLVDPFCGSGTILIEAAMIMQNIAPGMCRSFTCETWPTMDEDIFEQVREGAERAIKHKDIKLIGYDIDGRILKVAKSNAQKAGVYDYIEFQKRDFNEFSNSNKNGFIITNPPYGERLGEKEEVEKLYETFGMYKRRFSEWDYNILTSFEGFEKPFGRKSSKNRKLYNGKIKCYYYQYFDNNLIKNNGDMVVNHI